One genomic segment of Candidatus Poribacteria bacterium includes these proteins:
- a CDS encoding (2Fe-2S)-binding protein produces MAEKEKKQGTNISRRNFLKGVGTGTVAATVAPSVLIGGEKTADAQTGDAVASATIQLNINEETYQVEVEARTTLLTVLRDGIDTGGNNIDLTGAKLICDRGECGGCTVMVDGKPVYACMMLAMDAQGKQITTVEGLADGENLHPVQEAFIKHDALMCGFCTPGFVVASAALLGENANPTLEEIKVGLSGNTCRCGTYPFIFDAVKTASQKM; encoded by the coding sequence ATGGCTGAGAAAGAGAAAAAGCAGGGCACGAACATCTCGCGCCGGAATTTCTTGAAAGGCGTAGGTACCGGTACTGTTGCAGCGACCGTTGCTCCCAGCGTCCTAATCGGCGGCGAAAAAACCGCTGATGCTCAAACAGGCGACGCTGTCGCGAGCGCGACGATCCAACTCAATATCAATGAGGAGACATATCAGGTCGAAGTTGAGGCGCGCACAACCCTCTTAACCGTTTTGCGGGACGGAATTGATACAGGCGGAAACAATATTGACTTGACCGGTGCTAAACTAATTTGCGATCGTGGTGAATGTGGTGGCTGCACCGTCATGGTAGATGGGAAGCCCGTCTATGCCTGTATGATGCTCGCGATGGATGCGCAAGGCAAGCAGATAACGACTGTCGAGGGGTTAGCAGATGGCGAGAATTTGCATCCAGTTCAGGAAGCATTTATCAAACACGACGCGCTGATGTGTGGATTCTGCACACCCGGTTTCGTGGTTGCATCTGCAGCATTATTGGGTGAAAATGCGAATCCGACGCTTGAAGAAATTAAGGTCGGTTTATCTGGAAATACTTGCCGCTGCGGCACCTATCCGTTTATCTTCGATGCTGTGAAAACCGCGTCACAGAAGATGTGA
- the trxA gene encoding thioredoxin: MAANTFEISDDTFEGMVLTSDTPVVVDFWAEWCGPCKMIAPILEELAEENSETFKVGKVNVDDNRQTAMQYGVRSIPTLLVFKDGKVAPNGQIVGAMPKDALKKKILDAL; the protein is encoded by the coding sequence ATGGCTGCGAATACGTTTGAAATTAGTGACGACACGTTTGAAGGAATGGTACTTACATCCGACACACCCGTTGTTGTTGACTTTTGGGCAGAGTGGTGTGGTCCGTGCAAAATGATTGCACCCATCCTGGAGGAACTTGCTGAGGAGAACTCGGAGACCTTCAAAGTCGGGAAAGTTAATGTTGACGACAACCGTCAGACCGCGATGCAGTACGGCGTTCGGAGTATCCCAACACTGCTTGTGTTTAAGGACGGTAAAGTGGCACCCAATGGACAGATTGTCGGCGCGATGCCTAAAGATGCACTTAAGAAAAAAATCTTAGACGCTCTGTAA